The Candidatus Zixiibacteriota bacterium genome window below encodes:
- a CDS encoding ABC transporter ATP-binding protein has translation MSATGYHEEEVLGKAYDARLMRRLWKYSRPYRWIIVLAVSVLVVNAVLQTSLAFVTKNGIDNYIMKGVAEGFEKIALIYMAITAVLLVASYTQIYVTMWLGQRIQHDIRMQIFRHLQRLHLGFFDKNPVGRMVTRVTNDVNTLNELFSSGVVNIIGDILMLVFFVAALVYVNWKLALVTFVSLPLLVLVTFVFRAKARDAYRVVRIKLARLNSFAQEHITGMNIIQLFTREDTTFGKFDDINKDLRGAHFRSVLYYAVFYPTIEIIGAMSLGLLFYYGGRMIGMGSLTYGELVLFIYLVERFFNPIRDLSEKYNILQASMASSERIFKLIDTEPLIVSKRTAKRTGDFKGSIDFENLWFAYSDEDWVLKDVSFSVAAGEKVAIVGATGAGKTSLMSLLYRFYDYQKGSIKIDGIDIKDYSIKALRSHMGLVLQDVFIFSGDYAQNVRLRDSRISDRQVDQALARVGFDRFMKNQSQGIHTEVKERGATLSTGQKQLLSFARALAFNPDILVLDEATSSVDTETETLIQRALDELLKGRTSIIIAHRLSTIEKADKIIVLHHGELREMGKHEELLKKQGIYYKLYQLQYKRQDVTSGSQASVAGG, from the coding sequence ATGAGCGCGACCGGTTACCACGAAGAAGAAGTACTGGGAAAAGCCTATGATGCCCGCCTGATGCGGCGTCTGTGGAAATACTCCCGACCGTATCGATGGATAATCGTTCTCGCCGTCTCGGTGCTGGTAGTTAATGCCGTGCTTCAGACCTCGCTCGCCTTCGTCACCAAAAACGGTATCGACAATTATATCATGAAAGGTGTCGCCGAAGGCTTCGAAAAAATAGCCCTGATCTACATGGCGATTACGGCCGTGCTGCTCGTGGCCAGCTACACTCAGATATATGTGACCATGTGGCTGGGTCAGAGAATACAGCACGACATCCGCATGCAGATATTCCGCCATCTCCAAAGACTGCATCTGGGCTTCTTCGATAAAAATCCGGTAGGCAGAATGGTCACCAGGGTTACCAACGATGTCAACACGTTGAACGAGTTGTTCTCTTCGGGGGTGGTCAATATTATCGGCGACATTCTGATGCTGGTCTTCTTCGTCGCCGCGCTGGTGTATGTCAACTGGAAACTGGCGCTCGTGACTTTCGTCTCGTTGCCGCTGCTTGTGCTTGTGACTTTCGTGTTCAGGGCCAAAGCGCGCGATGCCTACCGCGTGGTAAGAATCAAATTGGCCCGACTGAACTCATTCGCGCAGGAGCATATCACCGGCATGAATATCATCCAGCTTTTCACGCGTGAGGACACCACCTTCGGCAAATTCGACGATATCAACAAAGACCTCCGCGGCGCCCATTTTAGATCGGTTCTCTATTACGCCGTCTTCTATCCGACTATCGAGATTATCGGGGCGATGTCGCTGGGACTGCTTTTCTATTATGGCGGCCGGATGATTGGTATGGGCAGCCTGACCTACGGTGAACTGGTGTTGTTCATCTATCTCGTGGAGCGTTTCTTCAATCCGATACGCGACCTGTCGGAAAAGTACAACATCCTTCAGGCGTCCATGGCGTCATCCGAGAGAATATTCAAGCTCATCGATACCGAACCGCTGATTGTGAGCAAGAGGACGGCCAAAAGAACCGGCGACTTTAAGGGCTCAATTGATTTCGAGAACCTGTGGTTTGCTTACAGCGATGAAGACTGGGTATTAAAAGATGTATCGTTTTCCGTTGCCGCCGGCGAAAAGGTGGCCATCGTGGGCGCCACCGGCGCGGGGAAGACATCGCTGATGTCGCTGCTGTATCGCTTCTATGACTACCAGAAAGGCTCGATTAAGATCGACGGTATCGATATCAAAGACTATTCCATCAAGGCCCTTCGCTCCCACATGGGGCTCGTGCTGCAGGATGTCTTCATTTTCAGCGGAGATTACGCTCAGAATGTGCGGTTGCGCGATAGCCGGATTTCCGACAGGCAGGTGGACCAGGCTCTGGCCAGGGTCGGTTTCGACAGATTCATGAAAAATCAGTCGCAAGGCATACACACGGAAGTAAAAGAACGGGGAGCGACATTATCGACCGGGCAAAAACAGCTCCTCTCGTTCGCCCGGGCTTTGGCCTTCAATCCGGATATTTTGGTTCTGGACGAAGCCACCAGTTCGGTCGATACCGAGACCGAAACACTTATCCAGAGAGCACTCGATGAACTCCTGAAAGGCAGAACTTCGATAATAATAGCGCACCGGCTCTCGACCATCGAAAAGGCTGATAAGATTATCGTGTTACATCACGGGGAGTTACGCGAAATGGGCAAACACGAAGAATTGTTGAAAAAACAAGGCATTTATTATAAATTGTACCAGTTACAGTACAAAAGACAGGATGTCACGTCCGGCTCGCAGGCATCTGTGGCCGGCGGATAA
- a CDS encoding ABC transporter ATP-binding protein, giving the protein MTTSSENPKTNLSQFSTVTKYFARYKGYLIAGAAAVVMSNGLILIVPYVSKLVFDALEAGKPISVILKYVIFAFALAVLSGVFRFMMRRTIIWMSRHIEYDLRGEIFSHLLRLSPTFYHNTRTGDLMARMTNDLEAVRQMIGPGVMYISDTVIKLTVSFAVMLFLSTKLTLYAVIPLVLLPVAVYKLGNMLHKRSMKVQEKFSELTATAQENLSGVRVIKAFRQEGAEIRNFNLMSKSYIFLNMALANLQGVFMPSMRLLASASYLIVFYFGGLEVIKGNLGLGDIVAFFAYLSMILWPMIAIGWVTSLYQRGKASLERINTVLQTEPLIRDGDHTGHDQPVAGRIEIRDLSFGYNGNRVLENISLIIEPGQTIGLVGKTGSGKTTLVSLLARLFPVERGKIFIDGVDVNDWQLEALRRQIGFATQEPFLFSDTIADNIRFGCQEAGREAVVEAARMADLIKDVESFRNGFDTIVGERGITLSGGQKQRTAIARAILPKPKILILDDATSAVDIETEHQINQRIKQVLENRTSIIISHRVSSVKDADLILYLHEGRIVEKGTHEQLLRLGGEYAELYRSQLLEMELEKL; this is encoded by the coding sequence ATGACCACTAGCTCTGAAAATCCCAAGACAAATCTCTCGCAATTTTCTACGGTAACGAAATACTTCGCCCGCTATAAGGGATATCTGATTGCCGGCGCCGCCGCCGTGGTGATGTCCAACGGGCTGATTCTTATCGTCCCGTATGTTTCCAAACTCGTTTTCGACGCCCTCGAAGCCGGCAAACCGATCTCTGTTATTCTCAAGTACGTTATTTTCGCCTTCGCTCTTGCCGTACTGTCGGGTGTGTTCCGGTTCATGATGCGCCGCACGATTATCTGGATGTCGCGGCACATCGAGTATGATTTGCGCGGCGAGATTTTCTCTCACCTTCTGAGACTGTCGCCGACATTCTATCACAATACCCGCACCGGTGATCTCATGGCCCGAATGACCAACGACCTCGAGGCGGTGAGGCAAATGATCGGGCCCGGCGTCATGTATATCAGCGACACTGTCATCAAACTCACGGTCTCTTTCGCGGTAATGCTTTTCCTTTCAACGAAACTTACCCTGTATGCGGTCATTCCGCTTGTCCTTCTGCCGGTGGCCGTGTACAAGCTGGGTAACATGCTGCACAAGAGATCAATGAAGGTTCAGGAGAAATTCTCCGAATTGACCGCCACCGCGCAGGAGAATCTCTCCGGCGTCCGGGTTATAAAGGCTTTTCGCCAGGAAGGCGCCGAAATACGAAATTTCAATTTGATGTCCAAAAGTTATATCTTCTTGAACATGGCGCTCGCGAACCTTCAGGGCGTCTTCATGCCCTCGATGCGGCTTCTGGCATCAGCGTCCTATCTGATTGTCTTTTACTTTGGCGGTCTGGAGGTTATCAAAGGCAATCTGGGCCTGGGCGATATCGTGGCGTTCTTCGCCTATCTGTCGATGATCTTGTGGCCGATGATCGCTATCGGATGGGTAACATCACTCTACCAGAGAGGGAAAGCGTCCCTTGAGCGCATCAATACCGTCCTGCAAACTGAGCCGCTTATCAGAGATGGTGACCACACGGGACACGATCAGCCCGTCGCCGGCAGGATCGAGATTCGTGATCTCAGCTTTGGTTATAACGGCAACAGGGTGCTCGAAAACATAAGCCTTATCATCGAGCCCGGCCAGACTATCGGACTGGTGGGTAAGACAGGTTCGGGGAAAACAACGCTCGTCTCTTTACTGGCCAGACTTTTTCCGGTGGAACGGGGGAAGATATTCATCGATGGTGTGGATGTTAACGACTGGCAACTGGAAGCTCTCCGGCGTCAGATCGGTTTCGCCACCCAGGAACCGTTTCTCTTCTCCGATACGATCGCGGATAACATCCGGTTCGGATGTCAGGAGGCGGGCAGAGAGGCTGTCGTGGAGGCCGCTCGCATGGCCGACCTGATCAAGGATGTTGAGTCGTTTCGCAACGGTTTTGACACTATCGTCGGCGAGCGCGGTATCACCCTCTCAGGAGGACAAAAACAGCGTACCGCCATAGCACGGGCAATATTGCCCAAACCGAAAATCCTGATACTTGATGACGCTACCTCGGCTGTTGATATCGAAACCGAACACCAGATAAACCAGCGGATCAAGCAGGTACTGGAAAACCGCACCTCGATTATTATATCCCACCGGGTATCCTCCGTAAAGGACGCTGACCTGATATTGTACCTGCACGAAGGACGAATTGTCGAGAAAGGTACGCACGAGCAACTCCTTCGGCTGGGCGGAGAATATGCGGAACTGTACCGTTCACAGCTGTTGGAGATGGAGCTGGAAAAGTTATGA
- the fabF gene encoding beta-ketoacyl-ACP synthase II, protein MNNRVVITGMGVITPVSNSLDGFWKALLEGRSGIAPITRFDASAYPTRIVGEVKDFNPDNYMDKKEARRMDLSEQYAMAASEQAINDSGINLETVDKDRCGVVIGSGIGGISTFEKQHSLLENSGPGRVSPFFIPMMIIDMCAGLVSIRYGFRGPNYATVSACASSAHALANAFHIIQRGEADIMIAGGAEATITPTALAGFCQAKALSTRNDEPERASRPFDKDRDGFVMGEGAAIIVLESLEHAKARGARVYAEFLGAGSTADAHHITAPHPDGYGARKSIELAIKYAGITNDQVDYVNTHGTSTELGDISETKALKEVLGGRAYKIPINSTKSMIGHLLGAAGAVEAITTAKSIAEQVVHPTTNLDNPDPECDLDYVPEGKRSCAINYAISNSFGFGGHNVTLVLGKLDGTH, encoded by the coding sequence ATGAATAACAGAGTTGTCATTACCGGGATGGGCGTCATCACGCCGGTGAGTAATTCACTCGATGGATTCTGGAAGGCCCTTCTGGAAGGGCGGTCCGGGATCGCTCCGATTACTCGCTTTGATGCTTCCGCTTATCCGACCCGTATTGTCGGCGAAGTGAAGGATTTCAATCCGGACAATTACATGGACAAGAAGGAAGCTCGTCGGATGGATCTGTCGGAACAGTATGCGATGGCGGCCTCCGAGCAGGCGATAAACGACAGCGGCATCAATCTTGAGACGGTCGATAAGGATCGTTGCGGAGTGGTTATCGGCAGTGGCATCGGCGGGATATCGACCTTCGAGAAACAGCACAGCCTTCTGGAAAACTCCGGGCCGGGCCGGGTTTCGCCTTTCTTCATCCCGATGATGATCATCGATATGTGCGCGGGGTTGGTTTCGATACGCTACGGGTTCAGGGGTCCGAATTACGCGACCGTCTCGGCCTGCGCGTCATCGGCTCACGCTCTGGCCAATGCTTTTCATATCATTCAGCGCGGCGAGGCCGACATAATGATTGCCGGCGGAGCCGAGGCCACCATTACGCCAACCGCCCTGGCAGGGTTCTGCCAGGCGAAGGCTCTTTCGACGCGCAATGACGAGCCCGAACGGGCGTCCCGCCCGTTCGACAAGGACCGCGATGGTTTCGTGATGGGCGAAGGAGCCGCCATAATCGTGCTTGAGTCGCTCGAGCATGCCAAAGCCAGAGGCGCCAGGGTCTACGCTGAATTCCTCGGAGCCGGTTCCACCGCGGACGCCCACCATATTACCGCTCCTCATCCGGATGGTTACGGTGCGCGCAAGTCGATTGAGCTGGCCATAAAATACGCCGGCATCACCAACGATCAGGTTGATTACGTTAACACTCACGGAACCTCCACGGAACTCGGGGACATTTCGGAGACCAAGGCTCTCAAGGAGGTGCTTGGCGGGCGCGCCTACAAGATTCCGATAAATTCGACCAAGTCGATGATCGGGCATTTGCTTGGCGCGGCCGGAGCTGTCGAAGCCATAACCACGGCTAAATCGATCGCGGAGCAAGTTGTACATCCCACGACGAATCTCGACAACCCCGATCCCGAGTGCGACCTTGACTACGTGCCCGAAGGCAAACGGAGCTGTGCCATCAACTATGCCATTTCCAACTCGTTCGGCTTCGGCGGTCACAACGTCACCCTCGTTCTGGGAAAACTCGATGGCACTCACTAG
- the fabD gene encoding ACP S-malonyltransferase: protein MSKTALFFPGQASQYVGMGRDLYESSDKVKALYDLASSEIGADIAKISFEGPAEELKRTRFTQPAILLHALGVLTILGDKLPAFDYACGHSLGEYAALAVTGAMTFEDAIRAVVKRAALMEDACQKNPGTMAAIMGLDFAQVEDICRRASSKGVVIPANFNSNIQIAISGAIASVEEAVELAREAKAKRAIILEVGGAFHSPLMEPARVGLQEYLKNLPIKNPSVPVVANVTASSVMDAEDIRTLLVQQVTEPVRWSQTMDYLVKSGVTKVVEIGPGKVLSGLAKRDMKPEQMLNLDTLADIESFAAGN, encoded by the coding sequence ATGAGTAAGACAGCACTATTTTTCCCCGGACAGGCGTCACAGTATGTCGGTATGGGCCGCGACCTCTACGAATCATCGGATAAGGTCAAAGCTCTGTATGACCTCGCCAGCAGCGAGATCGGCGCGGATATCGCGAAGATATCGTTCGAAGGTCCGGCGGAAGAACTCAAACGTACCAGATTCACCCAGCCGGCGATTTTGCTTCACGCCCTGGGAGTGTTGACCATTCTGGGCGATAAGCTCCCGGCTTTTGACTACGCCTGCGGTCACTCGCTGGGTGAGTATGCCGCGCTGGCGGTTACCGGCGCGATGACGTTTGAAGACGCCATCCGGGCGGTTGTCAAACGGGCGGCTCTCATGGAGGATGCCTGTCAGAAAAATCCCGGCACGATGGCGGCCATCATGGGACTGGATTTTGCGCAGGTCGAGGACATTTGTCGACGAGCGTCGTCGAAGGGAGTAGTAATTCCTGCCAATTTCAACTCGAATATTCAAATTGCTATATCCGGCGCCATTGCTTCGGTGGAAGAGGCCGTCGAACTGGCCCGGGAGGCCAAGGCCAAAAGAGCGATAATACTCGAGGTCGGCGGGGCGTTTCATTCGCCGTTGATGGAGCCGGCCCGGGTCGGACTTCAGGAGTATCTCAAAAATCTGCCAATAAAAAACCCATCGGTGCCGGTAGTGGCGAATGTGACAGCATCATCGGTTATGGATGCCGAGGATATCCGCACTCTTCTGGTTCAGCAGGTCACCGAGCCGGTGCGCTGGTCTCAGACGATGGATTACCTGGTAAAAAGCGGCGTGACCAAAGTGGTCGAGATCGGACCCGGCAAAGTGCTGAGCGGGCTGGCAAAACGTGATATGAAACCGGAGCAGATGCTCAACCTCGATACCCTTGCCGATATCGAGAGTTTTGCTGCGGGCAACTGA
- the rnc gene encoding ribonuclease III, whose translation MGFWEYLKHIVNIPKGFDAEARLAEVQNIIGYHFRDESLLLLALTHRSYHRQLEEFRPSNERLEYLGDSVLGLIIADQLYHDHPYWREGKLTKTKAKLVNESTLSAIGREIKLNAYVLLSPEEDRLGGRERPSIISDAFESVIGAVYLDGGCDAARDVVLRLIYLRKEMILADASQRNYKGALLELMQARGDGMPRYDVVRETGPDHEKEFKVVVFIGDKRVGTGVGFSKKEAEQRAAAMALDILENGED comes from the coding sequence ATGGGCTTCTGGGAATATTTAAAGCATATCGTAAATATACCCAAAGGGTTTGACGCTGAAGCCCGTCTGGCCGAGGTACAGAATATAATCGGCTATCATTTTCGCGATGAGTCACTGCTCTTGCTGGCGCTGACTCATCGCTCCTATCACCGCCAGTTGGAGGAGTTCCGTCCTTCCAACGAACGATTGGAATACCTGGGGGACTCGGTCCTCGGTCTGATAATTGCCGATCAACTCTATCATGATCATCCTTACTGGCGTGAAGGCAAACTCACCAAGACCAAGGCCAAGCTCGTTAACGAATCAACCCTCTCCGCTATCGGCAGGGAAATCAAACTGAACGCTTATGTACTTTTGTCTCCCGAGGAAGACCGTCTGGGCGGCCGGGAGCGTCCGTCGATCATTTCCGACGCGTTCGAGTCGGTCATTGGGGCGGTTTATCTCGACGGCGGGTGCGACGCCGCGCGCGACGTGGTCCTGAGACTGATATATCTTCGCAAGGAAATGATTCTTGCCGACGCCTCGCAGCGCAACTACAAAGGAGCGTTGCTGGAGTTGATGCAGGCCAGAGGCGATGGGATGCCGCGCTACGATGTCGTCAGAGAGACGGGACCGGACCACGAGAAGGAGTTCAAGGTCGTCGTGTTCATCGGCGACAAACGCGTGGGCACCGGTGTGGGATTCTCCAAGAAGGAAGCCGAGCAGAGAGCCGCGGCGATGGCGCTTGATATTCTCGAGAACGGTGAAGACTGA
- a CDS encoding histone-like protein 2, with product MRKATKKTVRKAKAKKPAVRKGAKAWAAAEVSTLRKAYKTKTATELAKMFRRSVSSVKAKARSLKLKKAKVKKAAPKRKAAPKRKAVARKKAAPKRVTRKKVAKKKAAPKKKAAAKTSKKRVAKKRK from the coding sequence ATGCGCAAAGCAACCAAGAAAACAGTTCGTAAGGCTAAGGCTAAAAAACCGGCCGTGCGTAAAGGCGCCAAGGCATGGGCTGCTGCGGAAGTGTCCACGCTGCGCAAGGCATACAAAACCAAAACCGCGACTGAGCTGGCCAAGATGTTCCGCAGAAGCGTTTCATCCGTGAAGGCCAAAGCCCGCTCGCTGAAGCTGAAAAAGGCTAAAGTGAAAAAGGCGGCGCCGAAGAGAAAAGCCGCTCCGAAGCGCAAAGCCGTAGCCCGCAAAAAAGCCGCTCCCAAGAGAGTGACCAGGAAGAAAGTGGCTAAGAAAAAAGCCGCTCCGAAGAAGAAAGCGGCCGCGAAGACCTCGAAAAAGAGAGTCGCCAAAAAGAGAAAATAA
- the acpP gene encoding acyl carrier protein: protein MSVEERVKEIIVEQLGVEAGQVTERAKFVEDLGADSLDTVELVMALEEEFSIEIPDEDAEKIVSVGDAINYITTHSENK from the coding sequence ATGTCAGTCGAAGAGAGAGTTAAGGAAATTATCGTTGAGCAGCTTGGGGTGGAAGCCGGTCAGGTTACCGAACGCGCGAAATTTGTCGAGGACCTTGGCGCCGATTCCCTCGATACCGTCGAGTTGGTCATGGCTCTCGAAGAAGAATTCTCGATAGAAATCCCGGATGAAGACGCCGAGAAGATCGTCTCGGTCGGCGACGCCATCAATTACATTACGACGCATTCGGAGAATAAGTAA
- a CDS encoding cupin domain-containing protein, with amino-acid sequence MLIRKFHHCPEIVAGDHTRLRELLHPDRDYSFNGRYSLAHAALAPGRVSKKHRLKTDEVYFIISGSGRMHINDEVAQVEKGDAIDIPPGAIQWIENTGESELTFLCIVDPAWKADDEEILGQTDGC; translated from the coding sequence ATGTTGATCCGAAAATTCCACCACTGTCCCGAAATCGTCGCCGGCGATCACACCCGCCTGCGCGAGCTGCTTCATCCCGACAGGGATTACTCCTTTAACGGCCGCTACTCGCTGGCTCATGCGGCGCTTGCCCCCGGCCGGGTGTCGAAAAAGCACCGTTTGAAAACCGATGAGGTCTATTTCATTATTTCGGGGTCGGGTCGGATGCATATTAATGATGAGGTCGCTCAGGTCGAGAAGGGCGACGCCATAGATATACCGCCGGGGGCGATTCAGTGGATAGAGAACACCGGTGAAAGCGAACTGACCTTCCTTTGTATAGTCGATCCGGCCTGGAAAGCTGACGACGAAGAGATTTTGGGGCAAACTGACGGTTGTTGA
- the fabG gene encoding 3-oxoacyl-[acyl-carrier-protein] reductase, producing the protein MNFEGKTVIVTGSARGIGRAIAEKFVALKARVVLCDIDQGLVDQTAREIGGDTVGIKADVTNQADIDSLFAKTLEKFGSVDIVVNNAGITRDTLMIRMDEKDWDMVLDINLKGSFLVTKAAAKIMMKQRYGRIVNISSVVGLSGNAGQANYSASKAGLIGLTKSAAKELGARGVTVNAVAPGFIATDMTANLPQQAKEAFLGKVLIKRPGTPDDVASTVLFLASDEASYITGQVLAVDGGLTIA; encoded by the coding sequence ATGAATTTTGAAGGCAAGACAGTGATAGTGACGGGATCGGCCAGAGGGATTGGCCGGGCCATCGCGGAGAAGTTTGTTGCCCTGAAGGCCAGGGTTGTCCTGTGCGATATCGACCAGGGTCTGGTGGACCAGACGGCCCGTGAAATTGGGGGAGATACGGTCGGGATTAAGGCTGATGTCACCAATCAGGCCGATATCGACAGCCTTTTCGCCAAAACACTCGAGAAATTCGGTTCGGTCGATATTGTCGTAAATAATGCGGGGATAACCCGAGACACCCTGATGATAAGGATGGACGAGAAAGATTGGGATATGGTACTTGACATAAATCTCAAAGGTTCATTTCTTGTCACGAAAGCCGCGGCTAAGATTATGATGAAGCAGCGGTATGGACGCATCGTAAATATAAGTTCGGTGGTTGGTCTGAGCGGCAATGCCGGCCAGGCCAATTACTCTGCCTCGAAGGCAGGGCTTATAGGCCTGACCAAATCGGCCGCGAAAGAACTTGGAGCGCGCGGTGTTACCGTCAACGCCGTGGCGCCCGGATTTATCGCCACCGATATGACCGCGAATCTTCCGCAGCAGGCCAAAGAAGCGTTTCTCGGTAAAGTTCTGATCAAACGTCCGGGTACGCCGGACGATGTAGCTTCAACGGTGCTCTTTTTGGCATCGGATGAGGCTTCATACATCACCGGCCAGGTGCTGGCCGTTGATGGCGGTTTGACAATAGCATAA
- a CDS encoding electron transfer flavoprotein subunit beta/FixA family protein, with amino-acid sequence MNIVVLIKQVPEIALIKVDQAANEVVLPQGPGTVNPFDEYAVEEALRMKEKHGGKVTVMTVGTDRAESALRACLALGVDEACLLSDDTFKGSDQQAIGKILSCGLKKLGEYDLILAGKQAIDSDSAQVPGAVAAALGLPQAMFVKKFESVGDGKATVYRTTEDGYDVVELTLPAVVSVVKEINEPRLPSLKGKMAAKKKEITKWSASDLGLDGAAIGGNSKTKVTKVSPPPPRPKGELIEGETPEEIAGKLFTKLRDNQVL; translated from the coding sequence ATGAATATAGTCGTCTTAATCAAACAGGTTCCGGAGATAGCCCTCATTAAGGTGGATCAAGCCGCCAACGAGGTTGTGCTCCCACAGGGACCGGGAACGGTCAACCCTTTCGATGAGTATGCCGTGGAAGAAGCCCTGCGGATGAAAGAAAAGCACGGCGGCAAGGTGACGGTCATGACGGTCGGCACCGACAGGGCCGAATCCGCCCTGCGGGCATGTCTGGCTCTCGGCGTCGATGAGGCTTGCCTTCTCAGTGACGATACGTTCAAGGGCTCCGACCAGCAGGCAATAGGTAAAATCCTCTCCTGCGGCCTCAAGAAACTTGGCGAATACGACCTCATTCTGGCCGGCAAACAGGCCATCGATTCCGACTCCGCGCAGGTCCCCGGAGCTGTGGCCGCCGCACTGGGTCTGCCGCAGGCCATGTTCGTTAAGAAATTCGAGAGTGTCGGCGATGGTAAGGCTACCGTGTACCGCACGACCGAAGATGGATACGACGTGGTGGAACTGACCCTCCCCGCGGTAGTGTCGGTGGTCAAAGAAATAAACGAACCGCGCCTCCCGTCGTTAAAGGGCAAGATGGCCGCGAAAAAGAAAGAGATCACCAAATGGAGTGCTTCGGATCTCGGTCTCGATGGCGCCGCGATTGGCGGCAATTCGAAGACGAAGGTCACCAAAGTGTCGCCTCCGCCGCCGCGCCCCAAGGGTGAGCTTATCGAAGGTGAGACGCCTGAAGAGATTGCCGGCAAGCTGTTCACCAAGCTCAGGGATAATCAGGTACTTTAA
- a CDS encoding inositol monophosphatase family protein, translating into MKPSQTELRQYQTFAQKLAAGAGKILSDGFHRGKKVKFKGQIDPVTQFDLKSEKYIISAIRKKYPDHGILAEEGSGFDRESPFRWVVDPLDGTVNYAHGFPVYSVSIALEYKKKGIVGVVYDPEANELYSAARGLGATLNKKRITVSSQRSLERSLLATGFAYNIRTARKNNLGMFARMMKKAQAVRRLGSAALDLCWLAAGRLDGFWEYYLHPWDTAAAALIVKEAGGKVSRIDGGEYSIFDKDILASNGYIHSSMKSVLTGRG; encoded by the coding sequence ATGAAACCAAGTCAAACTGAACTGAGACAATACCAGACCTTCGCGCAGAAACTTGCTGCCGGGGCGGGGAAAATCCTCTCGGATGGCTTTCATCGGGGCAAGAAAGTCAAATTCAAGGGGCAGATTGACCCGGTTACGCAATTCGACCTGAAGTCGGAGAAATATATCATCTCGGCCATCCGTAAGAAATATCCCGATCATGGAATTTTGGCGGAAGAAGGTTCGGGCTTTGATAGAGAATCGCCGTTTCGATGGGTTGTTGACCCGCTTGATGGCACAGTAAATTACGCCCACGGCTTTCCCGTTTACTCCGTTTCGATTGCTCTGGAGTATAAGAAGAAAGGCATCGTGGGAGTAGTTTATGATCCCGAGGCAAATGAGTTGTATTCCGCGGCACGCGGACTGGGAGCAACCCTGAATAAAAAGCGTATAACGGTTTCTTCGCAACGGAGTCTCGAGCGTTCCCTTCTGGCGACAGGCTTCGCTTACAATATTCGCACGGCGCGAAAGAACAACCTCGGGATGTTCGCGCGTATGATGAAAAAGGCTCAGGCGGTGCGAAGACTCGGCTCGGCGGCGCTGGATTTGTGCTGGCTCGCGGCCGGGAGGCTCGATGGCTTCTGGGAGTACTACCTGCATCCATGGGACACCGCTGCCGCGGCTTTGATTGTGAAAGAGGCCGGAGGCAAGGTTTCGCGTATAGACGGCGGGGAATACTCTATCTTTGACAAAGACATTTTGGCAAGCAATGGATATATACACTCGTCGATGAAGTCCGTGCTGACCGGTCGCGGTTAG